In Salisediminibacterium beveridgei, one DNA window encodes the following:
- a CDS encoding cold-shock protein: MTQGTVKWFNAEKGFGFIEIEGQDDVFVHFSAIEGEGFKTLDEGQTVNFDIEQGQRGPQAANVQK, translated from the coding sequence ATGACACAAGGTACAGTAAAATGGTTTAATGCAGAAAAAGGTTTCGGTTTCATCGAAATTGAAGGCCAGGACGACGTATTCGTTCACTTTTCCGCGATCGAAGGCGAAGGTTTCAAAACACTTGACGAAGGCCAGACAGTCAATTTCGACATCGAGCAAGGCCAGCGTGGCCCCCAAGCGGCTAACGTACAGAAGTAA
- a CDS encoding type II toxin-antitoxin system death-on-curing family toxin, producing MTVYVTYHDAVLIHYLIMKRYGEGEPAGVKDEGLLESALHRPKQTLFGEDAYPSLWEKAAVLFQSILKNHAFHNGNKRTALAVTEIFLKRNGYKLKSAYNQDLEDFTVETAKGEVAIKEIAIWLEEHAERRQP from the coding sequence ATGACGGTGTATGTCACATATCACGATGCCGTTCTGATTCACTATTTGATTATGAAGCGTTACGGTGAAGGGGAACCGGCAGGGGTAAAAGACGAAGGATTGCTGGAATCGGCTCTTCATCGACCGAAACAAACCTTATTTGGCGAAGATGCCTATCCATCGCTTTGGGAAAAAGCTGCGGTGTTGTTTCAATCGATCCTGAAAAACCATGCATTCCATAACGGAAACAAACGGACGGCTCTGGCTGTCACGGAAATATTCCTGAAAAGGAATGGATACAAATTGAAGAGCGCATACAATCAGGACCTTGAAGACTTCACGGTGGAGACCGCGAAAGGAGAAGTCGCTATCAAGGAGATTGCTATCTGGCTGGAGGAACACGCAGAACGACGGCAACCATAA
- a CDS encoding AbrB/MazE/SpoVT family DNA-binding domain-containing protein, with product MAKQEVRKVSRMGNSLGVGIPKSIIDALELEKGDELTFSVDGDNRITLQKKRDLKDRVDPELLEMLSETFEEHDDVFRNLRDR from the coding sequence ATGGCAAAGCAGGAAGTCAGAAAAGTGAGCCGCATGGGTAACAGTCTGGGCGTTGGCATTCCGAAGTCGATTATTGATGCCCTGGAGCTTGAGAAAGGTGACGAGCTGACGTTCAGTGTGGATGGTGACAACCGTATCACCTTGCAGAAAAAACGGGATTTGAAAGACCGTGTTGATCCGGAACTGCTGGAAATGCTTTCGGAAACCTTTGAAGAACATGACGATGTCTTCCGGAATTTGAGGGATCGATAA